The following are encoded in a window of Streptomyces sp. Go-475 genomic DNA:
- a CDS encoding DUF5667 domain-containing protein — translation MIANVSAHRRANAFAQALEEQSEQGTAAEQSEGSPPAPEAAEPTEGARLLALASGLGALPKPELDPEVKVVQRAQLVAAFEAMLQEGTAGGGATDRAVPEQRSSRARGAHRAGSLKKFRPRSRLAKGLTAGGLSVGVAASAFGGVAAASSDALPGDSLYGLKRGIEDVKLGLADSVDERGRVYLDHASTRLSEARRLMERGRSGPLDHESLGEIRRALSGMRHDASEGHRLLSEAYARDPDSLGPIQALSAFSRSHREAWGELRERLPVQLGDVSDQVSSVFDAIEEDVAPLRSLLPEPPATGGGDGRRQGSSESASSGSSATDRSAQPSDSGGKRTDKGGGGSGSPSRSAGSGSDSDGLLGGNTGGLLDPPQDSEASTSPSAERTTPAPEPDVTLPPLLPDLLPGLGIEGEDAD, via the coding sequence GTGATCGCGAACGTATCGGCGCACCGGCGGGCGAACGCCTTCGCCCAGGCCTTGGAGGAGCAGTCCGAGCAGGGCACGGCGGCCGAGCAGTCCGAAGGATCGCCACCGGCCCCGGAAGCCGCGGAACCGACCGAGGGGGCGCGCCTGCTGGCGCTCGCCTCCGGTCTCGGCGCGCTGCCCAAGCCGGAGCTCGACCCGGAGGTCAAGGTCGTCCAGCGGGCCCAGCTGGTGGCCGCGTTCGAGGCCATGCTCCAGGAGGGCACCGCGGGAGGCGGGGCGACGGACCGTGCGGTCCCCGAGCAGCGCTCCAGCCGGGCCCGTGGCGCCCACCGCGCGGGCTCGCTGAAGAAGTTCCGGCCGCGTTCGCGCCTCGCCAAGGGCCTCACCGCGGGCGGACTCAGCGTGGGGGTGGCCGCGAGCGCCTTCGGCGGCGTCGCCGCCGCCAGCTCCGACGCCCTGCCCGGCGACTCGCTCTACGGCCTCAAGCGCGGCATCGAGGACGTCAAACTCGGGCTCGCGGACAGTGTGGACGAACGCGGCCGGGTCTACCTGGACCACGCCTCCACCCGGCTCAGCGAAGCCCGCCGCCTGATGGAGCGCGGCCGCAGCGGCCCCCTGGACCACGAGTCCCTGGGCGAGATCCGCCGCGCCCTGTCCGGTATGCGGCACGACGCCTCGGAGGGCCACCGGCTGCTCAGCGAGGCGTACGCGCGCGACCCGGACTCACTCGGCCCCATCCAGGCCCTGTCCGCGTTCTCCCGCTCCCACCGCGAGGCCTGGGGCGAACTGCGCGAGCGACTCCCCGTCCAGCTCGGGGACGTCAGCGACCAGGTGTCGTCGGTGTTCGACGCCATAGAGGAGGACGTCGCCCCGCTGCGGTCCCTCCTCCCCGAGCCCCCGGCCACCGGCGGCGGCGACGGCAGGCGCCAGGGCAGCTCCGAGTCGGCCTCCAGCGGCTCCTCCGCCACCGACCGCTCGGCCCAGCCCAGTGACAGCGGCGGCAAGCGCACCGACAAGGGCGGCGGCGGCAGCGGCAGCCCCAGCCGCTCGGCCGGCTCCGGCAGCGACAGCGACGGCCTGCTCGGCGGCAACACCGGCGGCCTGCTCGACCCGCCGCAGGACAGCGAGGCCAGCACCTCCCCGTCGGCGGAGCGCACCACACCCGCCCCCGAGCCGGATGTGACGCTCCCGCCGCTCCTGCCCGACCTGCTGCCCGGCCTGGGCATCGAGGGCGAGGACGCCGACTAG
- a CDS encoding ECF subfamily RNA polymerase sigma factor, BldN family: MYPHVGVDASGLATLRATVLDLLRGFVPTAYAVPAFATAAPVGPCYALADGSAAVGRRGRPSGAATARRPAADSDSARMMDLVERAQAGEADAFGRLYDQYSDTVYRYIYYRVGGKATAEDLTSETFLRALRRIGTFTWQGRDFGAWLVTIARNLVADHFKSSRFRLEVTTGEMLDANEVERSPEDSVLESLSNAALLDAVRRLNPQQQECVTLRFLQGLSVAETARVMGKNEGAIKTLQYRAVRTLARLLPEDAR; this comes from the coding sequence GTGTACCCACACGTCGGGGTTGACGCCTCGGGCCTGGCTACGCTGCGCGCAACGGTCCTCGACCTGTTGCGCGGCTTCGTCCCCACCGCGTACGCCGTCCCCGCATTCGCCACCGCCGCGCCCGTCGGCCCGTGCTACGCACTGGCCGACGGCAGCGCCGCGGTCGGCAGACGAGGCCGCCCGTCCGGGGCGGCCACCGCCCGCCGCCCGGCGGCGGACAGCGACAGCGCCCGGATGATGGACCTCGTCGAGCGCGCCCAGGCCGGCGAGGCCGACGCCTTCGGCCGCCTCTACGACCAGTACAGCGACACCGTCTACCGGTACATCTACTACCGGGTCGGAGGAAAGGCCACCGCCGAGGACCTCACCAGCGAGACCTTCCTGCGTGCCCTGCGCCGCATCGGCACCTTCACCTGGCAGGGCCGCGACTTCGGCGCCTGGCTCGTCACCATCGCCCGCAACCTCGTCGCGGACCACTTCAAGTCCAGCCGCTTCCGGCTGGAGGTCACCACCGGCGAGATGCTCGACGCCAACGAGGTCGAGCGCTCCCCCGAGGACTCCGTCCTGGAGTCCCTCTCCAACGCCGCCCTGCTCGACGCGGTGCGGCGACTCAACCCCCAGCAGCAGGAGTGCGTGACGCTCCGCTTCCTCCAGGGCCTCTCCGTCGCCGAGACCGCCCGGGTCATGGGCAAGAACGAGGGCGCCATCAAGACCCTCCAGTACCGGGCCGTCCGCACCCTCGCCCGGCTCCTCCCGGAAGACGCCCGCTGA
- a CDS encoding glutaredoxin family protein — MADMSPLFRRKPPRDRLVTLIRKPGCHLCDDAQVVVEKVCGDLGVPWEQKDITEDRELHDQYWEQIPVVLVDGRQHTFWRVNEDRLRKALTD; from the coding sequence ATGGCCGACATGAGCCCTCTCTTCCGTCGCAAGCCCCCACGGGACCGGCTCGTCACGCTGATCCGCAAGCCCGGCTGTCATCTGTGTGATGACGCACAGGTCGTTGTGGAGAAGGTGTGCGGTGATCTGGGAGTCCCCTGGGAGCAGAAGGACATCACCGAGGATCGGGAACTGCACGACCAGTACTGGGAGCAGATCCCGGTCGTGCTGGTCGACGGCAGGCAGCACACGTTCTGGCGCGTGAACGAGGACCGCCTGCGCAAGGCGCTGACCGACTGA
- a CDS encoding phosphatase, translated as MLTPEALRAHLVGARLAGTVATSREESLRRYRLFAARDPRVLLGIDPEGAWSQRDLIELMADRCGVPADFRRTSGQEVIAPERTLAALDAFADRLAEAARRGAPVLLGTGHPHRLIGFYAALADALSAAGCAVLTPAQGRCVDITTRFGLRTYNLDYVRGVALVRTPGAERPGCEPGAHTHSPLPVRTVLAAVAEAGGPLPELVIGDHGWVCGAGQLGFEAIGPADADDPAPFVGEAEGSVSVVVPLDDGVRSDYYLPLTRYVLNRACLSQ; from the coding sequence GTGCTGACCCCCGAAGCCCTTCGTGCGCACCTGGTCGGCGCACGGCTCGCCGGGACCGTGGCGACCTCGCGCGAGGAGAGCCTGCGCAGGTACCGGCTCTTCGCCGCCCGGGACCCTCGGGTGCTGCTCGGTATCGATCCCGAAGGTGCCTGGAGCCAGCGGGACTTGATCGAGCTGATGGCGGACCGGTGCGGAGTTCCAGCCGATTTCCGGCGGACTTCCGGCCAAGAGGTGATCGCTCCGGAGCGGACCCTGGCCGCGCTGGACGCCTTCGCGGACCGTCTCGCCGAGGCCGCCCGGCGGGGTGCGCCCGTGCTCCTCGGCACCGGGCACCCGCACCGGCTGATCGGTTTCTACGCCGCTCTGGCAGACGCGCTGTCGGCGGCGGGATGTGCCGTCCTCACCCCCGCGCAGGGTCGCTGTGTCGACATAACGACCCGGTTCGGCCTACGTACGTACAACCTCGACTACGTACGAGGAGTCGCGCTGGTGCGGACCCCCGGCGCAGAACGCCCCGGTTGTGAGCCCGGCGCACATACGCACTCACCTCTCCCGGTTCGTACCGTACTGGCCGCTGTCGCGGAGGCCGGCGGCCCCCTTCCGGAGCTGGTGATCGGGGACCACGGGTGGGTCTGCGGAGCAGGTCAGCTGGGGTTCGAGGCCATCGGGCCGGCTGATGCGGACGATCCGGCTCCGTTCGTCGGCGAGGCCGAGGGGTCCGTGTCCGTCGTCGTTCCACTTGATGACGGTGTGCGGTCTGATTACTACCTGCCGCTTACCCGCTACGTACTCAATCGGGCGTGTCTGTCACAGTAG
- a CDS encoding HAD-IB family hydrolase, with translation MAALGWLTPRRRSATARSVLAGEASAEAARKSSQEAAGTTEEPQFPVHGDDRAAAFFDLDNTVMQGAALFHFGRGLYKRKFFETRELARFAWQQAWFRLAGVEDPEHMQEARDSALSIVKGHRVAELQSIGEEIYDEYMAERIWPGTRALAQAHLDAGQKVWLVTAAPVEIAQVIARRLGLTGALGTVAESVDGVYTGKLVGEPLHGPAKAEAVRALAAAEGLDLGRCAAYSDSHNDIPMLSLVGHPYAINPDSKLRKHARELDWRLRDYRTGRKAAKVGIPAAAGVGAVAGGTAAAIALHRRRR, from the coding sequence ATGGCCGCTCTCGGATGGCTCACTCCCCGTAGGCGCTCCGCCACGGCGCGGAGCGTTTTGGCAGGCGAGGCCTCGGCGGAGGCAGCACGCAAGTCCTCACAGGAAGCCGCCGGCACGACCGAGGAACCGCAGTTCCCGGTCCACGGCGACGACCGGGCCGCCGCCTTCTTCGACCTGGACAACACCGTCATGCAGGGCGCCGCCCTCTTCCACTTCGGACGGGGCCTGTACAAACGGAAGTTCTTCGAGACCCGCGAGCTGGCGAGGTTCGCCTGGCAGCAGGCGTGGTTCCGGCTGGCCGGCGTCGAGGACCCCGAGCACATGCAGGAGGCCCGCGACTCGGCCCTGTCCATCGTCAAGGGCCACCGCGTCGCCGAGCTCCAGTCGATCGGCGAGGAGATCTACGACGAGTACATGGCCGAGCGCATCTGGCCCGGCACCCGCGCCCTCGCCCAGGCCCACCTGGACGCGGGCCAGAAGGTGTGGCTCGTCACCGCCGCCCCCGTGGAGATCGCCCAGGTCATCGCCCGCCGCCTCGGCCTGACCGGCGCCCTGGGCACGGTCGCCGAGTCCGTCGACGGCGTCTACACGGGCAAGCTCGTCGGCGAACCGCTGCACGGCCCCGCGAAGGCCGAGGCCGTCCGCGCCCTGGCCGCCGCCGAGGGCCTGGACCTCGGCCGCTGCGCCGCCTACAGCGACTCGCACAACGACATCCCGATGCTGTCCCTGGTCGGCCACCCCTACGCCATCAACCCGGACTCCAAGCTGCGCAAGCACGCACGCGAGCTGGACTGGCGCCTGCGCGACTACCGCACCGGCCGCAAGGCCGCCAAGGTCGGCATCCCCGCCGCCGCGGGCGTCGGCGCGGTCGCCGGCGGCACGGCGGCCGCCATCGCCCTGCACCGCCGCCGCCGCTGA
- a CDS encoding AURKAIP1/COX24 domain-containing protein, with the protein MGSVIKKRRKRMAKKKHRKLLKRTRVQRRNKK; encoded by the coding sequence GTGGGCTCTGTTATCAAGAAGCGGCGCAAGCGGATGGCGAAGAAGAAGCACCGCAAGCTGCTCAAGCGCACGCGCGTCCAGCGTCGCAACAAGAAGTAA
- a CDS encoding redox-sensing transcriptional repressor Rex, with protein sequence MATGRTHRPATRSRGIPEATVARLPLYLRALTALSERSVPTVSSEELAAAAGVNSAKLRKDFSYLGSYGTRGVGYDVEYLVYQISRELGLTQDWPVVIVGIGNLGAALANYGGFASRGFRVAALIDADPAMAGKPVAGIPVQHSDDLEKIIQDNGVSIGVIATPAGAAQQVCDRLVAAGVTSILNFAPTVLSVPDGVDVRKVDLSIELQILAFHEQRKAGEEAAASDGGVPAVAARSESADQGPDGDMPAVMPA encoded by the coding sequence GTGGCAACTGGCCGAACTCACCGACCGGCGACCCGCAGCCGAGGGATTCCCGAGGCCACCGTCGCCCGGCTTCCGCTGTACCTCCGCGCTCTGACCGCGCTGTCGGAGCGCTCGGTGCCCACGGTCTCCTCCGAGGAGCTCGCGGCCGCGGCGGGGGTCAACTCCGCGAAGCTGCGCAAGGACTTCTCGTACCTCGGCTCGTACGGGACGAGGGGTGTCGGCTACGACGTCGAGTATCTCGTCTACCAGATCTCCCGCGAACTGGGGCTCACCCAGGACTGGCCGGTCGTGATCGTCGGTATCGGCAACCTCGGCGCCGCCCTCGCCAACTACGGCGGTTTCGCCTCCCGCGGGTTCCGGGTCGCCGCGCTGATCGACGCCGACCCGGCCATGGCGGGCAAGCCCGTCGCCGGCATTCCCGTGCAGCACTCCGACGACCTGGAGAAGATCATCCAGGACAACGGCGTGTCGATCGGTGTCATCGCCACCCCCGCCGGTGCCGCCCAGCAGGTCTGCGACCGGCTCGTGGCCGCCGGTGTCACCTCCATCCTGAACTTCGCGCCGACCGTGCTGTCCGTCCCGGACGGCGTCGACGTGCGCAAGGTCGACCTCTCCATCGAGCTGCAGATCCTCGCCTTCCACGAGCAGCGCAAGGCCGGCGAGGAGGCCGCCGCCTCCGACGGCGGCGTCCCGGCCGTCGCCGCGCGCAGCGAGTCCGCCGACCAGGGGCCCGACGGGGACATGCCCGCCGTGATGCCGGCATGA
- a CDS encoding NAD-dependent epimerase/dehydratase family protein: MGKVVLVTGVARQLGGRFVRRIQRDPEVDRVIAVDAVPPEHHLGGADFVQADIRQPTIARVLAETGADTIVHLDVTGTPLGSGNRASLKETNVIGTMQLLGACQKSPAVQRLVVKSSTNVYGSAPRDPAVFTETTPPKSLPSGGFAKDTVEVEGYVRGFARRRPDVAVCVLRFANILGPTADTPLASYFSLPVLPTVFGYDPRLQFVHEDDVIEVLRIASHEPRRGTLNSGTFNIAGDGVLLLSQCSRRLGRPTVPLLLPAVTWAGTLVRTLGMSDFSPEQIRLLTHGRVVATGQMRETLGFQPKYTTAETFADFARSQGPGLLPPEALAGAVDRIAALPLAGGGQTPTQSAD; encoded by the coding sequence TTGGGCAAGGTCGTGCTCGTGACCGGAGTGGCCCGCCAGCTGGGGGGCCGGTTCGTGCGGCGGATCCAGCGGGATCCCGAGGTGGACCGGGTCATCGCCGTGGACGCGGTGCCCCCCGAGCACCATCTGGGCGGGGCCGACTTCGTCCAGGCCGACATCCGGCAGCCCACCATCGCGCGGGTGCTCGCCGAGACGGGCGCCGACACGATCGTCCACCTCGACGTGACGGGCACACCGCTGGGCAGCGGCAACCGGGCCTCCCTGAAGGAGACCAACGTCATCGGCACCATGCAGCTGCTCGGTGCCTGCCAGAAGTCCCCGGCCGTGCAGCGGCTGGTCGTGAAGTCCAGCACGAACGTCTACGGCTCCGCGCCCCGCGACCCGGCCGTCTTCACCGAGACGACCCCGCCCAAGTCCCTGCCCAGCGGCGGCTTCGCCAAGGACACCGTCGAGGTCGAGGGCTATGTGCGCGGCTTCGCCCGACGCCGGCCCGACGTGGCGGTGTGCGTGCTGCGGTTCGCCAACATCCTCGGCCCGACCGCGGACACCCCGCTCGCCTCGTACTTCTCGCTGCCGGTCCTGCCGACCGTGTTCGGCTACGACCCGCGGCTGCAGTTCGTGCACGAGGACGACGTGATCGAGGTGCTGCGCATCGCCTCGCACGAGCCGCGGCGGGGCACGCTCAACAGCGGCACCTTCAACATCGCCGGCGACGGCGTGCTGCTGCTCTCCCAGTGCTCCCGGCGCCTCGGGCGCCCCACCGTCCCCCTGCTGCTCCCGGCCGTCACCTGGGCGGGCACGCTGGTGCGTACGCTGGGGATGTCGGACTTCTCGCCCGAGCAGATCCGGCTGCTCACCCACGGCCGGGTCGTGGCCACGGGCCAGATGCGCGAGACGCTGGGATTCCAGCCCAAGTACACGACCGCGGAGACGTTCGCGGACTTCGCACGCAGCCAAGGCCCCGGACTTCTTCCGCCGGAGGCCCTCGCGGGGGCCGTCGACAGGATCGCCGCGCTGCCCCTCGCGGGTGGCGGCCAGACCCCGACGCAGAGCGCCGACTGA
- a CDS encoding glutamyl-tRNA reductase has protein sequence MSLLVVGLSHRSAPVSVLERASLNADAQVKLLQDTVAAEPATEAAVLATCNRIELYADVDKFHAGVAELSTLLAQHSGVGLEELTPYLYVHYEDRAVHHLFSVACGLDSMVVGEGQILGQIKDSLARAQELHSAGRLLNDLFQQALRVGKRAHSETGIDRAGQSLVTFGLEQLARGGDVQEWARGKKALVIGAGSMSSLAAATLARAGVAEVVVANRTFDRAERLARILSEGDDTHVPARAVPMESVPAELTRADVAVSCTGATGLVLTAESVAEAVGGRTPAPAPGTGGDGPAAPGGGSGRTAGPDARQGGPAATSLGSEDGCPLDLSAVQGTAGFSVLGEAAVAGMAAADLEQHAAWVDNGTVGGGQRAASPARPGVLDPAAETDAIAALAATVATVGRIPERRRPEPVEEPQRPEPVLFLLDLAMPRDIDAAVHRLAGVRLVDIESLAEASAGAPMAADVDQVRRIVSDEVAAFGAALRAAHITPTVVALRTMAADVVASEIARLDGRLPGLDDKHRAEITQTVRRVVDKLLHAPTVRVKQLAAEPGGAGYADALRTLFDLDPETVAAVSRAEDSTTQRDRGPA, from the coding sequence ATGAGCCTCCTCGTCGTCGGACTCAGCCACCGCAGCGCCCCGGTCAGCGTGCTGGAGCGGGCCTCGCTGAACGCGGACGCGCAGGTCAAGCTGCTCCAGGACACGGTCGCCGCCGAACCGGCCACCGAGGCCGCGGTGCTCGCCACCTGCAACCGCATCGAGCTCTACGCCGACGTGGACAAGTTCCACGCCGGTGTCGCCGAGCTGTCCACGCTGCTCGCCCAGCACAGCGGGGTCGGCCTGGAGGAGCTCACTCCTTATCTGTACGTGCACTACGAGGACCGGGCCGTCCACCACCTGTTCTCGGTGGCCTGCGGGCTGGACTCGATGGTCGTCGGCGAGGGGCAGATCCTCGGCCAGATCAAGGACTCCCTGGCCCGGGCGCAGGAGCTGCACTCCGCGGGCCGGCTGCTGAACGACCTGTTCCAGCAGGCCCTGCGGGTCGGCAAGCGCGCCCACTCCGAGACCGGCATCGACCGCGCCGGGCAGTCCCTGGTCACGTTCGGCCTGGAGCAGCTGGCGCGGGGCGGTGACGTCCAGGAATGGGCCCGGGGCAAGAAGGCCCTGGTCATCGGGGCCGGTTCGATGTCCTCCCTGGCCGCGGCCACGCTCGCGCGGGCCGGGGTCGCCGAGGTCGTCGTCGCCAACCGCACCTTCGACCGCGCCGAGCGGCTCGCGCGGATCCTGAGCGAGGGCGACGACACGCACGTGCCGGCCCGCGCGGTCCCGATGGAATCGGTGCCGGCCGAGCTGACACGTGCCGACGTCGCCGTCTCCTGCACCGGCGCGACGGGCCTGGTCCTGACGGCCGAGTCGGTCGCGGAGGCGGTCGGGGGCCGGACGCCCGCCCCGGCCCCCGGGACCGGCGGCGACGGGCCGGCGGCACCGGGCGGCGGCTCCGGCCGTACGGCCGGGCCGGACGCGCGGCAGGGCGGTCCGGCGGCCACCAGCCTCGGCAGCGAGGACGGCTGCCCGCTCGACCTCTCCGCGGTGCAGGGCACCGCCGGGTTCTCCGTGCTGGGCGAGGCGGCCGTGGCCGGGATGGCCGCCGCCGACCTCGAACAGCACGCGGCGTGGGTGGACAACGGCACGGTCGGCGGCGGCCAGCGGGCGGCGAGCCCGGCCCGCCCCGGCGTCCTCGACCCGGCCGCGGAGACCGACGCCATCGCCGCGCTCGCCGCGACCGTCGCCACCGTCGGGCGGATCCCCGAGCGGCGCCGGCCCGAGCCGGTCGAGGAGCCGCAGCGGCCCGAGCCCGTGCTCTTCCTGCTCGACCTGGCGATGCCGCGCGACATAGACGCGGCCGTGCACCGGCTGGCCGGGGTGCGGCTGGTGGACATCGAGTCGCTGGCGGAGGCCTCCGCGGGCGCTCCGATGGCTGCCGATGTGGACCAGGTCAGGCGTATCGTCTCCGACGAGGTCGCGGCCTTCGGGGCAGCACTGCGGGCCGCGCACATCACACCGACCGTGGTCGCCCTGCGCACCATGGCCGCCGACGTCGTGGCCAGCGAGATCGCCCGCCTGGACGGGCGACTGCCCGGCCTCGACGACAAGCACCGCGCGGAGATCACCCAGACCGTGCGGCGCGTGGTCGACAAGCTGCTGCACGCGCCGACCGTGCGGGTCAAGCAGCTCGCGGCCGAGCCCGGCGGCGCCGGGTACGCGGACGCGCTGCGGACCCTGTTCGACCTCGACCCCGAGACGGTGGCCGCCGTCTCCCGGGCCGAGGACAGCACCACCCAGAGAGACCGAGGCCCGGCATGA
- a CDS encoding acetoin utilization protein AcuC, whose product MSGRAQLMWDEAVTGYDFGPGHPMDPVRLALTRRLIDAFGLDREVDVVAAKAAGESTLRLVHREDYIAAVKAASADPGAADQSYGLGTMDDPAFAGMHEVSSLIAGQSVGAAEAVWRGEALHAVNFAGGLHHAMPGGASGFCIYNDASLAIARLLELGAERVAYIDVDVHHGDGVQAAFWEDPRVLTISLHEHPRTLFPQTGWPEETGADSAEGSAVNVALPAGTGDAGWLRAFHAVVPELIADFRPQVLVTQHGADTHFEDPLAHLAVSLDAQRAVQVACHDLAHEYADGRWVALGGGGYAVVDVVPRSWTHLVAIAAGRAVEPEAMIPEGWRQEVFAKTRQLAPARMTDGRWPVAWSGWEEGYDPADRLDQAVLAARRAVFPLRGLLA is encoded by the coding sequence ATGAGCGGCCGCGCACAGCTGATGTGGGACGAGGCAGTAACGGGCTATGACTTCGGGCCGGGGCATCCGATGGACCCGGTCCGGCTCGCCCTGACCCGGAGGTTGATCGACGCCTTCGGGCTGGACCGGGAGGTGGACGTCGTCGCCGCCAAGGCGGCCGGGGAGTCGACGCTGCGGCTCGTCCACCGGGAGGACTACATCGCGGCGGTGAAGGCGGCGTCCGCGGATCCCGGGGCGGCGGACCAGTCGTACGGGCTGGGGACGATGGACGATCCGGCGTTCGCGGGGATGCACGAGGTGTCGTCGCTGATCGCCGGGCAGTCGGTGGGGGCGGCGGAGGCCGTGTGGCGGGGTGAGGCGCTGCACGCGGTGAACTTCGCGGGCGGCCTGCACCACGCGATGCCGGGCGGCGCGTCCGGGTTCTGCATCTACAACGACGCCTCCCTCGCCATCGCCCGGCTGCTGGAGCTGGGGGCGGAGCGGGTCGCGTACATCGACGTCGACGTGCATCACGGGGACGGGGTGCAGGCGGCGTTCTGGGAGGACCCGCGGGTGCTGACGATCTCGCTGCACGAGCATCCCCGGACGCTGTTCCCGCAGACCGGGTGGCCGGAGGAGACCGGGGCGGACTCGGCGGAGGGCTCGGCGGTGAACGTGGCGCTGCCGGCCGGGACCGGCGACGCCGGGTGGCTGCGGGCGTTCCACGCGGTCGTGCCGGAGCTGATCGCGGACTTCCGGCCGCAGGTGCTGGTGACGCAGCACGGGGCCGACACGCACTTCGAGGATCCGCTGGCGCATCTGGCGGTGTCGCTGGACGCGCAGCGGGCGGTGCAGGTGGCGTGTCACGACTTGGCGCACGAGTACGCCGACGGGCGGTGGGTGGCCCTGGGCGGGGGCGGCTACGCGGTGGTGGACGTCGTGCCGCGGTCCTGGACGCATCTGGTCGCGATCGCGGCCGGGCGGGCCGTGGAGCCCGAGGCGATGATCCCCGAGGGGTGGCGGCAGGAAGTGTTCGCGAAGACGCGGCAGTTGGCCCCGGCGCGGATGACGGACGGCCGCTGGCCGGTCGCCTGGTCCGGCTGGGAGGAGGGCTACGACCCCGCCGACCGGCTCGACCAGGCGGTGCTGGCGGCCCGGCGGGCGGTGTTCCCGCTGCGGGGGCTGCTGGCGTGA
- a CDS encoding lysophospholipid acyltransferase family protein, with the protein MADAKVIPFDDDRSRGSAAQRPQRRRSGASRRPGTESVPVREVQPLPTRAVPQDDVPVTSEKQPPERSRDGDGGLEQRIAGGLAFLRRRLTGDYEVDDFGYDEELTDQVLMSLLRPLYEKYFRVEVKGIENIPSEGGALIVANHSGTLPMDGLMMQVAVHDNHPAGRHLRLLAADLVFMLPVVNELARKLGHTLACAEDASRLLQQGELVGVMPEGFKGLGKPFADRYKLQRFGRGGFVSTALRAGTPIVPCSIVGAEEIYPMIGNAKTVARLLGFPYFPITPTFPWLGPLGAVPLPTKWTIQFGEPIPTDGYPPEAAEDPMLMFNLTDQVREQIQHTLYKLLVQRRSVFF; encoded by the coding sequence ATGGCGGATGCCAAGGTCATTCCGTTCGACGACGACCGGTCCCGGGGGAGCGCCGCGCAGCGCCCCCAGCGGCGCCGGAGCGGGGCGAGCCGGCGCCCGGGCACGGAGTCCGTGCCGGTCCGTGAGGTGCAGCCCCTGCCCACCAGGGCTGTTCCGCAGGATGATGTTCCCGTGACATCCGAGAAACAGCCGCCGGAGCGGTCCCGGGACGGCGACGGCGGTCTGGAGCAGCGGATCGCGGGCGGCCTGGCGTTCCTGCGGCGCCGCCTCACCGGTGACTACGAGGTCGACGACTTCGGTTACGACGAGGAACTGACCGACCAGGTCCTGATGTCCCTGCTGCGCCCGCTGTACGAGAAGTACTTCCGGGTCGAAGTGAAGGGCATCGAGAACATCCCGTCCGAGGGCGGCGCCCTGATCGTCGCCAACCACTCCGGGACGCTGCCGATGGACGGCCTGATGATGCAGGTCGCCGTGCACGACAACCACCCGGCGGGCCGGCATCTGCGCCTGCTCGCCGCCGACCTGGTGTTCATGCTGCCGGTGGTCAACGAACTGGCCCGCAAGCTCGGCCACACGCTGGCCTGTGCCGAGGACGCGTCCCGGCTGCTGCAGCAGGGCGAGCTGGTCGGCGTGATGCCGGAGGGCTTCAAGGGCCTCGGCAAGCCCTTCGCCGACCGCTACAAGCTGCAGCGCTTCGGCCGCGGCGGTTTCGTCTCGACCGCCCTGCGCGCCGGGACGCCGATCGTGCCCTGCTCGATCGTCGGGGCCGAGGAGATCTACCCGATGATCGGCAACGCCAAGACGGTGGCCCGGCTGCTGGGCTTCCCGTACTTCCCGATCACGCCCACGTTCCCGTGGCTCGGGCCGCTCGGGGCGGTGCCGCTGCCGACCAAGTGGACGATCCAGTTCGGCGAGCCGATCCCCACGGACGGCTATCCGCCGGAGGCGGCCGAGGACCCGATGCTGATGTTCAACCTGACCGACCAGGTCCGGGAGCAGATCCAGCACACGCTGTACAAGCTGCTGGTGCAGCGGCGGTCGGTCTTCTTCTGA
- a CDS encoding helix-turn-helix domain-containing protein, producing MAAAGERPLNEVQFLTVAEVASVMRVSKMTVYRLVHSGHLPAIRVGRSFRVPEQAVHEYLRESYVGVETA from the coding sequence ATGGCTGCAGCTGGCGAGAGGCCTCTGAACGAGGTTCAGTTCCTTACCGTGGCGGAAGTCGCCTCGGTGATGCGAGTGTCGAAGATGACCGTGTACCGGTTGGTGCACAGCGGTCATCTGCCCGCGATCCGTGTGGGGCGGTCCTTCCGCGTCCCGGAGCAAGCGGTTCACGAGTACCTCCGCGAGAGTTACGTGGGGGTGGAAACCGCCTGA